Proteins encoded within one genomic window of Acidobacteriota bacterium:
- a CDS encoding ABC transporter permease, which yields MQTFLQDLRYGVRMLVKQPGFTLIALLTLALGIGANTAIFSVVNAVLLRPLPYAEPERLVALGGTDVRHPGAEVEDSSSYPDFFDWRARNQSFEAVAVYHTATFTLTGNDAPAHLSGQVVSAELFDLLRAKPYLGRTFTRADERVGGTGVNRAAILSYSAWQQRFGAAPDILGRTLTLDRKQFQIVGVTQPGFQFPIQAEAVEVWVALATDAESANGKKPVTERRGYRMLHAVGRLKPGVNLAQAQADMKLLAANLEKEYPDNNTNQGIILLPLHRNLVGDYRKSLLVLFAAVGCVLLIACANVANLMLARATARYKEIAVRTALGAGRARIVRQLLTESVLLSLGGGLLGLLLAWWGMEALLRFIPENLPRLAEIALDRWALGFTFTVALLTGIVFGLAPALQASKVDLTEAMKDGARGSSSSGKARLRGALIVAEVALALMLLVGAGLLVQTFIKLQRVELGFDVHNVLTATVELPEAQYAKPEQKIVFYQRLQERVRALPGVIEASAILPLPISDNDAGGSFQIEGRSAPTGAEPHADMRWVNLNYYRTVKIPLLAGRDFTAQDGLKATPVVIINQTLAKLYFPNEEPLGKRLELPFGETGTTKFQIVGIVRDVKHRTELGQEYSPELYMPYAQLPFLGQMSLVVRTQGSPASLANAVQHEVAALDREIVLSDVKTLEQYLGNAVAQPRFSALLFGLFALLAMLLAALGLYSVMAYTVTQRTHEVGIRLALGAQTRHVLWLMIRQGMTLALAGVAIGLGGAWVLTRLLKTLLFGVSTTAPLTMVLIALLLTTVALLACWIPARRATKVDPMMALRQD from the coding sequence ATGCAAACCTTCTTACAAGACTTGCGCTATGGCGTGCGGATGCTGGTCAAGCAACCCGGCTTTACGCTGATCGCCTTGCTGACCCTGGCGTTGGGCATCGGCGCGAATACAGCGATTTTCAGTGTGGTCAACGCTGTGCTGTTGCGTCCGCTGCCTTATGCGGAACCGGAACGGTTGGTGGCGCTTGGTGGGACGGATGTACGCCACCCCGGGGCCGAGGTAGAAGATTCCAGTTCGTATCCCGATTTCTTTGACTGGCGCGCACGCAATCAGTCGTTCGAAGCCGTGGCGGTATATCACACGGCGACATTTACGCTGACCGGGAACGACGCCCCGGCGCATCTGAGCGGGCAGGTGGTTTCGGCGGAGTTGTTCGACCTGCTCAGAGCCAAGCCGTATCTGGGCCGGACTTTCACGCGGGCGGATGAGAGGGTTGGCGGCACGGGTGTCAACCGCGCGGCCATCCTCAGCTATAGCGCCTGGCAACAGCGGTTCGGCGCGGCTCCTGACATCCTCGGGCGCACGCTGACGCTGGATCGTAAACAGTTTCAGATCGTCGGTGTGACGCAGCCGGGCTTTCAGTTTCCGATTCAAGCGGAGGCAGTCGAGGTTTGGGTAGCGCTGGCGACAGATGCGGAATCGGCGAACGGGAAGAAGCCGGTCACCGAACGGCGCGGGTACCGCATGTTGCACGCCGTCGGACGCCTGAAACCCGGCGTCAACCTGGCGCAGGCGCAGGCGGACATGAAATTGCTGGCCGCCAATCTGGAAAAAGAATACCCCGACAACAATACCAACCAGGGAATCATTCTGTTGCCGCTGCACCGCAACCTGGTCGGCGATTACCGCAAGTCACTGCTGGTGCTGTTTGCGGCGGTGGGTTGCGTGCTGCTGATTGCCTGCGCCAATGTCGCCAACCTGATGCTGGCGCGCGCGACGGCGCGGTACAAAGAAATCGCCGTGCGCACCGCACTGGGCGCGGGCCGCGCGCGCATCGTCCGGCAATTACTGACCGAAAGCGTTTTGCTCAGCCTGGGCGGCGGGCTGCTGGGCTTATTGCTGGCGTGGTGGGGAATGGAAGCGTTGCTGCGCTTCATCCCGGAAAATTTGCCGCGCCTGGCTGAAATCGCGCTCGACCGCTGGGCGCTGGGCTTTACGTTCACGGTCGCGCTGCTGACCGGCATCGTCTTCGGCCTGGCGCCCGCGCTGCAAGCTTCAAAAGTAGACCTGACCGAAGCGATGAAAGACGGCGCGCGCGGCTCATCGAGTTCCGGCAAGGCGCGCTTGCGTGGCGCGCTGATCGTGGCCGAAGTGGCGCTGGCGCTGATGCTGTTGGTCGGCGCGGGGCTGCTGGTGCAGACCTTCATCAAATTGCAACGCGTTGAGTTGGGCTTCGACGTGCACAATGTCCTGACCGCGACAGTGGAATTGCCGGAGGCGCAATACGCCAAGCCGGAGCAAAAGATCGTCTTTTACCAGCGCTTGCAGGAACGTGTGCGGGCGCTGCCCGGCGTCATCGAGGCCAGCGCCATTTTGCCGCTGCCGATCAGCGACAATGACGCGGGAGGCAGCTTCCAGATCGAAGGCCGCAGCGCGCCAACGGGCGCAGAACCCCACGCCGACATGCGCTGGGTGAATCTGAATTACTACCGGACGGTGAAGATTCCGCTGCTGGCCGGACGCGATTTCACCGCGCAGGACGGATTGAAAGCCACGCCCGTCGTCATCATCAATCAGACGCTCGCCAAGCTTTACTTCCCGAATGAAGAGCCGCTGGGCAAACGATTGGAACTGCCCTTTGGCGAAACCGGCACAACGAAGTTTCAGATTGTCGGCATCGTGCGCGATGTGAAGCACCGGACGGAACTGGGCCAGGAATACAGCCCGGAATTGTACATGCCCTACGCGCAATTGCCGTTTCTGGGCCAGATGAGTCTGGTCGTGCGCACGCAAGGCTCGCCCGCCAGTCTGGCCAACGCGGTGCAGCACGAAGTGGCGGCGCTCGACCGCGAAATCGTGCTTAGCGACGTGAAGACGTTGGAACAGTATCTGGGCAATGCCGTGGCGCAACCGCGTTTCAGCGCCTTGCTGTTCGGCCTGTTCGCGCTGCTGGCCATGCTGCTGGCGGCGCTTGGCTTGTACAGCGTGATGGCCTACACCGTGACGCAGCGCACGCACGAGGTCGGCATTCGGCTGGCGCTGGGTGCGCAAACGAGACACGTGCTGTGGTTAATGATTCGGCAGGGCATGACGCTGGCGCTTGCCGGTGTGGCAATCGGATTGGGCGGCGCCTGGGTGTTGACCCGCCTGCTGAAGACGCTGCTCTTTGGGGTCAGTACGACCGCCCCTCTGACGATGGTTTTGATCGCTCTCTTGCTGACCACGGTGGCCCTGCTGGCCTGCTGGATTCCGGCGCGGCGGGCGACGAAGGTTGATCCGATGATGGCGCTGCGACAGGACTAA
- a CDS encoding cupin domain-containing protein — protein sequence MTQDSKLEPLVLSVPDLTEALAYFTQRLGFHLDMILPADAPQFAVVSGQGLTLRLTANAAPLANAEPAPLPDQFIINRLVAGEAWHEGRAGMQYRDLIPGRLGGRFIASHIRIPGGGDVPDYVHYHKVRFQMIYCKAGWVRVVYEDQGPPFVLTAGDCVLQPPEIRHRVLASSPGLEVIEIGCPALHETWVDHELSLPTPQVLPARLFNGQRFVRHHAREAHWLPWRVDGFEARDTGIAAATDGLADARVVRATKATTAEMPGHTGEFLFVFVLQGEADFESHAAGKQRLQAGDSCVIPAGHDYVLRACAGLEMLEVSLPAKAG from the coding sequence ATGACGCAAGACTCCAAGCTCGAACCGCTGGTTTTGTCCGTTCCTGATTTAACCGAGGCGCTGGCCTATTTCACGCAACGCCTGGGATTTCATTTGGACATGATTTTGCCCGCGGATGCGCCGCAATTCGCCGTCGTTTCCGGGCAAGGCCTGACTTTGCGCCTGACGGCCAACGCCGCCCCGCTGGCGAATGCCGAGCCTGCACCGCTCCCTGATCAATTCATCATCAACCGCTTAGTCGCCGGCGAGGCGTGGCACGAGGGACGCGCGGGGATGCAATACCGCGATCTAATTCCGGGCCGTTTGGGCGGGCGTTTCATCGCTTCGCACATCCGCATTCCGGGCGGGGGCGACGTGCCTGATTATGTGCATTACCACAAGGTTCGCTTTCAGATGATTTATTGCAAAGCGGGTTGGGTGCGCGTGGTCTATGAAGATCAGGGGCCGCCGTTTGTGCTGACAGCGGGCGATTGCGTGCTGCAACCACCGGAAATCCGCCATCGGGTGTTGGCCTCATCGCCGGGGCTGGAAGTCATTGAGATTGGTTGTCCGGCCCTACACGAAACCTGGGTTGATCACGAACTCTCATTGCCTACGCCGCAGGTGCTGCCCGCGCGGCTATTCAACGGGCAACGCTTCGTGCGTCATCACGCGCGTGAGGCGCACTGGCTGCCGTGGCGCGTGGATGGGTTTGAGGCGCGTGACACGGGCATTGCCGCAGCCACCGATGGCTTGGCTGATGCGCGCGTCGTGCGGGCCACCAAAGCGACGACAGCAGAGATGCCTGGGCACACGGGCGAGTTTTTATTCGTCTTTGTGTTGCAGGGTGAAGCGGATTTCGAGAGCCACGCCGCAGGCAAGCAGCGTTTGCAGGCAGGCGACAGTTGCGTCATTCCGGCAGGGCACGATTATGTGTTGCGCGCGTGCGCCGGGTTGGAAATGCTGGAAGTTTCGCTGCCTGCCAAAGCGGGGTGA